One Citrobacter amalonaticus genomic window carries:
- the pncA gene encoding bifunctional nicotinamidase/pyrazinamidase — translation MTHRALLLVDLQNDFCAGGALAVPEGDSTVDIANQLITWCQTRGDAVIASQDWHPANHGSFASQHQAQPYSQGTLDGLAQTFWPDHCVQETDGAAFHPLLNRKAIEAVFHKGENPLVDSYSAFFDNGRRQKTGLDAWLRQHDVNALIVMGLATDYCVKFTVLDALQLGYTVNVITDGCRGVNIQPQDSAHAFMEMAAAGATLYTLADWEETQR, via the coding sequence ATGACACACCGTGCGCTATTACTGGTCGATTTACAAAACGATTTCTGCGCCGGCGGCGCGCTGGCGGTCCCGGAGGGCGACAGTACCGTTGATATCGCAAACCAGCTGATTACCTGGTGCCAGACCCGTGGCGATGCGGTAATCGCAAGCCAGGACTGGCACCCTGCGAACCACGGCAGTTTCGCCAGTCAGCATCAGGCTCAGCCCTACAGCCAAGGGACACTGGACGGTCTGGCGCAAACCTTCTGGCCCGATCACTGCGTGCAGGAGACCGACGGCGCGGCGTTTCATCCGTTGCTGAACCGCAAGGCGATAGAGGCCGTTTTTCATAAGGGCGAGAACCCACTGGTCGACAGCTATAGCGCCTTTTTTGATAATGGACGCCGGCAGAAAACCGGGCTGGATGCGTGGCTTCGCCAGCATGACGTGAATGCGCTGATCGTTATGGGACTGGCGACCGACTATTGCGTCAAGTTTACGGTGCTGGATGCGCTGCAACTGGGTTATACGGTGAATGTCATTACCGACGGCTGTCGCGGCGTGAACATTCAGCCACAGGACAGTGCCCATGCCTTCATGGAGATGGCAGCGGCAGGCGCTACGTTGTATACCCTCGCTGACTGGGAAGAAACTCAGCGCTAA
- a CDS encoding NAD(P)H nitroreductase translates to MDALELLVNRRSASRLAEPAPAGEQLQNILRAGMRAPDHKTLQPWHFFVIEGEGRERFSAVLEKGAIAAGSDEKGIEKARSAPFRAPLIITVVAKCDENHKVPVWEQEMSAGCAVMAMQMAAIAQGFGGIWRSGALTDSPVVRDAFDCRPHDKIVGFLYLGTPQLKASTTISVPDTAPFVTKF, encoded by the coding sequence ATGGATGCACTTGAATTACTTGTTAACCGCCGTAGCGCCTCTCGCCTGGCCGAGCCTGCACCTGCCGGTGAGCAACTGCAAAATATTCTCCGTGCGGGCATGCGCGCGCCGGATCATAAGACCCTGCAACCGTGGCACTTCTTCGTTATTGAAGGCGAAGGGCGCGAACGCTTCAGCGCGGTGCTGGAAAAGGGGGCGATTGCCGCCGGTAGCGATGAAAAAGGGATCGAAAAAGCGCGTAGCGCACCGTTTCGCGCGCCGCTTATCATCACCGTGGTCGCGAAATGCGATGAAAATCATAAGGTCCCGGTCTGGGAGCAGGAAATGTCCGCGGGTTGCGCGGTGATGGCGATGCAAATGGCGGCCATCGCACAGGGCTTTGGCGGGATCTGGCGTAGCGGAGCATTAACCGACAGTCCGGTGGTGCGCGACGCGTTTGACTGTCGCCCGCACGACAAGATCGTTGGTTTCCTCTACCTCGGTACCCCACAACTGAAAGCCTCAACCACCATCAGCGTGCCGGATACCGCGCCTTTCGTGACGAAATTTTAG
- the ansA gene encoding asparaginase: MQKKSIYVAYTGGTIGMQRSEQGYIPVSGHLQRQLALMPEFHRPEMPDFTIHEYAPLMDSSDMTPEDWQHIADDIKTHYDEYDGFVILHGTDTMAFTASALSFMLENLGKPVIVTGSQIPLAELRSDGQINLLNALYVAANYPINEVTLFFNNRLFRGNRTTKAHADGFDAFASPNLQPLLEAGIHIRRLGTPPAPRSEGELIVHPITPQPIGVVTIYPGISADVVRNFLRQPVKALILRSYGVGNAPQNKEFLKELSEASKRGIVVVNLTQCMSGKVNMGGYATGNALAHAGVIGGADMTVEATLTKLHYLLSKGLDTDAIRKAMTQNLRGELTPDD; encoded by the coding sequence ATGCAGAAGAAATCGATTTACGTTGCCTATACCGGCGGGACCATTGGTATGCAGCGCTCCGAACAGGGTTACATCCCGGTCTCCGGACACCTTCAGCGCCAGCTGGCGCTGATGCCTGAATTCCATCGTCCTGAAATGCCCGACTTCACTATTCATGAATATGCCCCGCTGATGGATTCGTCAGATATGACGCCGGAGGACTGGCAGCATATCGCCGATGACATCAAAACCCATTACGATGAGTACGATGGTTTTGTGATCCTGCACGGCACCGACACCATGGCGTTTACCGCTTCTGCGCTCTCATTCATGCTGGAGAATCTGGGTAAACCGGTGATTGTGACAGGGTCACAAATTCCACTGGCGGAGCTGCGTTCTGACGGACAAATCAATCTGCTCAACGCGCTTTACGTCGCGGCAAATTATCCGATCAACGAAGTTACCCTGTTCTTTAACAACCGTCTGTTTCGCGGCAACCGCACGACAAAGGCGCATGCTGACGGCTTTGACGCTTTCGCCTCCCCTAACCTCCAGCCGCTGCTCGAAGCGGGTATCCACATCCGCCGTCTGGGGACGCCACCGGCGCCCCGTAGTGAAGGTGAACTGATTGTTCATCCGATCACGCCGCAACCCATTGGGGTCGTCACCATTTATCCAGGAATCTCCGCCGATGTGGTGCGCAACTTCCTGCGCCAGCCGGTAAAAGCGCTGATTCTGCGTTCTTATGGCGTCGGTAATGCGCCGCAGAATAAAGAGTTCCTGAAAGAGCTTAGCGAAGCCAGCAAGCGCGGCATCGTGGTTGTTAACCTCACGCAGTGCATGTCAGGGAAAGTGAACATGGGCGGCTATGCCACCGGCAATGCCCTTGCACATGCTGGCGTCATTGGCGGTGCGGATATGACCGTTGAAGCCACCCTGACCAAACTGCATTATCTGCTCAGCAAAGGGCTGGATACGGATGCAATTCGCAAAGCGATGACGCAAAACCTGCGTGGTGAACTCACGCCGGACGACTGA
- the gapA gene encoding glyceraldehyde-3-phosphate dehydrogenase: MTIKVGINGFGRIGRIVFRAAQKRSDIEIVAINDLLDAEYMAYMLKYDSTHGRFDGTVEVKDGHLIVNGKKIRVTAERDPANLKWDEVGVDVVAEATGIFLTDETARKHITAGAKKVVLTGPSKDDTPMFVKGANFDKYAGQDIVSNASCTTNCLAPLAKVINDNFGIIEGLMTTVHATTATQKTVDGPSHKDWRGGRGAAQNIIPSSTGAAKAVGKVLPELNGKLTGMAFRVPTPNVSVVDLTVRLEKAASYEDIKKAIKAASEGPMKGVLGYTEDDVVSTDFNGEVCTSVFDAKAGIALNDNFVKLVSWYDNETGYSNKVLDLIAHISK; this comes from the coding sequence ATGACTATCAAAGTAGGTATCAACGGTTTTGGCCGTATCGGTCGCATTGTTTTCCGTGCTGCTCAGAAACGTTCTGACATCGAGATCGTTGCAATCAACGACCTGTTAGACGCTGAATACATGGCTTACATGCTGAAATATGACTCCACTCACGGCCGTTTTGACGGTACCGTTGAAGTGAAAGACGGTCATCTGATCGTTAACGGTAAAAAAATCCGTGTTACCGCTGAACGCGATCCGGCTAACCTGAAATGGGACGAAGTTGGTGTTGACGTAGTGGCTGAAGCGACCGGTATCTTCCTGACCGACGAGACTGCTCGTAAGCACATCACTGCTGGCGCGAAAAAAGTCGTACTGACTGGTCCGTCTAAAGATGACACCCCGATGTTTGTTAAAGGCGCTAACTTTGACAAATATGCTGGCCAGGACATCGTTTCCAACGCATCCTGCACCACCAACTGCCTGGCTCCGCTGGCAAAAGTGATCAACGACAACTTCGGCATCATCGAAGGTCTGATGACCACTGTTCACGCAACCACCGCTACTCAGAAAACCGTTGATGGCCCGTCTCACAAAGACTGGCGCGGCGGCCGTGGCGCGGCTCAGAACATCATCCCGTCCTCTACCGGCGCTGCTAAAGCGGTAGGTAAAGTTCTGCCAGAACTGAATGGCAAACTGACTGGTATGGCGTTCCGCGTTCCAACTCCGAACGTATCCGTTGTTGACCTGACCGTTCGTCTGGAAAAAGCCGCTTCTTACGAAGACATTAAGAAAGCTATCAAAGCCGCTTCCGAAGGCCCGATGAAAGGCGTTCTGGGCTACACCGAAGACGACGTTGTATCTACCGATTTCAACGGCGAAGTTTGCACTTCCGTGTTCGATGCTAAAGCGGGTATCGCTCTGAACGACAACTTCGTGAAACTGGTTTCCTGGTACGACAACGAAACAGGTTACTCCAACAAAGTTCTGGACCTGATCGCTCACATCTCCAAATAA
- the selD gene encoding selenide, water dikinase SelD, translating into MSEHAIRLTQYSHGAGCGCKISPKVLETILHSEQAKFVDPNLLVGNETRDDAAVYDLGNGTSVISTTDFFMPIVDNPFDFGRIAATNAISDIFAMGGKPIMAIAILGWPISKLSPEIAREVTEGGRFACRQAGIALAGGHSIDAPEPIFGLAVTGIVPTERVKKNSTAEAGCKLFLTKPLGIGVLTTAEKKSLLKPEHQGLATEVMCRMNIAGASFANIDGVKAMTDVTGFGLLGHLSEMCQGAGVQARICYQDIPKLPGVEEYIRLGAVPGGTERNFASYGHLMGEMPQAVRSLLCDPQTSGGLLLAVTPEAEAEVKATAAEFGIDLTAIGELVDARGGRAMVEIR; encoded by the coding sequence ATGAGCGAGCATGCTATTCGTTTAACACAGTACAGCCACGGAGCGGGTTGTGGTTGTAAAATTTCCCCGAAAGTGCTGGAAACCATCCTGCACAGTGAGCAGGCGAAGTTTGTCGACCCGAACCTGCTTGTGGGAAATGAAACCCGCGACGACGCGGCGGTGTACGATCTGGGCAATGGTACCAGCGTTATCAGTACCACCGACTTCTTTATGCCGATTGTCGATAATCCGTTTGATTTTGGTCGCATTGCGGCGACCAACGCCATTAGCGATATTTTCGCGATGGGCGGCAAACCGATTATGGCGATCGCGATCCTCGGCTGGCCTATCAGCAAACTGTCGCCGGAAATCGCTCGCGAAGTGACTGAAGGCGGACGCTTTGCCTGTCGTCAGGCGGGCATTGCGCTGGCGGGCGGCCACTCGATTGACGCGCCGGAGCCGATCTTCGGTCTGGCCGTGACCGGTATTGTCCCCACTGAGCGGGTGAAGAAAAACAGCACCGCCGAGGCCGGTTGTAAACTGTTCCTGACCAAACCGCTAGGCATCGGCGTGTTGACCACCGCAGAGAAAAAATCGCTGCTGAAACCTGAACATCAGGGGCTGGCGACGGAAGTCATGTGCCGGATGAACATTGCCGGGGCGTCATTTGCCAACATCGACGGCGTGAAAGCGATGACCGATGTGACCGGTTTTGGTCTGCTGGGCCACCTCAGCGAGATGTGCCAGGGTGCAGGCGTACAGGCGCGAATCTGCTACCAGGACATCCCTAAACTGCCGGGCGTGGAAGAGTACATCCGCCTGGGCGCCGTACCGGGCGGCACCGAGCGTAACTTTGCCAGCTACGGCCACCTGATGGGGGAAATGCCGCAGGCGGTGCGCTCCCTGCTTTGCGATCCACAAACGTCCGGCGGCCTGCTGCTGGCGGTAACACCAGAGGCCGAAGCAGAAGTGAAAGCCACCGCCGCCGAATTTGGTATCGATCTGACGGCGATTGGTGAACTGGTTGATGCCCGTGGCGGTCGCGCCATGGTTGAGATCCGTTAA
- a CDS encoding aldo/keto reductase, translating into MTDKQVVFAGDVVLPAIGQGTWYMGENAGHRRAEVSALRAGVDLGLTLIDTAEMYADGGAEEVVGEALNGLRERVFLVSKVYPWNAGGQKAIAACEASLRRLKTDYLDLYLLHWSGNFSFAETVEAMETLIAQGKIRRWGVSNLDVDDMQALWQIPGGRQCATNQVLYHLASRGIEYDLLPWCQQHHLPVMAYSPLAQAGRLRSGLLNHPVVNEIAHAHNASAAQILLAWVISHHGVMAIPKAASVEHVQQNAAALSMTLSAQELAALDKAYPAPRGKTALDMV; encoded by the coding sequence ATGACAGATAAACAGGTTGTCTTCGCCGGTGACGTTGTTCTGCCTGCGATCGGGCAGGGGACATGGTACATGGGGGAAAATGCCGGTCACCGCCGGGCGGAAGTGTCTGCACTTCGCGCGGGCGTGGATCTGGGGCTGACGCTCATCGATACCGCTGAAATGTATGCCGATGGCGGCGCAGAAGAGGTGGTTGGTGAGGCGCTGAACGGACTGCGTGAACGCGTGTTCCTGGTGTCGAAGGTCTACCCGTGGAACGCGGGTGGGCAAAAGGCGATTGCCGCCTGCGAGGCCAGTCTGCGTCGTCTGAAAACCGACTATCTGGATCTCTATTTATTGCACTGGTCAGGCAATTTCTCCTTTGCCGAGACGGTCGAAGCAATGGAAACCCTGATTGCTCAGGGTAAAATTCGTCGCTGGGGGGTGTCCAATCTTGACGTCGACGATATGCAGGCGCTGTGGCAGATCCCGGGCGGCAGGCAGTGCGCGACCAATCAGGTGCTGTATCATCTGGCTTCACGCGGCATTGAATACGATTTGTTACCGTGGTGTCAGCAACATCATCTTCCCGTAATGGCTTACAGCCCGTTGGCGCAGGCCGGGCGTTTACGCAGCGGTTTACTGAATCATCCGGTGGTCAATGAGATCGCGCATGCGCACAATGCATCGGCAGCGCAGATCCTGCTGGCATGGGTCATCAGTCATCACGGGGTGATGGCGATTCCGAAAGCGGCAAGTGTGGAGCATGTGCAGCAAAATGCGGCGGCGCTGAGCATGACGCTTTCCGCTCAGGAACTCGCCGCACTGGATAAGGCGTATCCCGCGCCGAGAGGCAAAACGGCGCTGGATATGGTGTGA
- a CDS encoding D-hexose-6-phosphate mutarotase has translation MINEIFALPVIEHITPVLSRRQLDELDLIVVDHPQVKASFALQGAHLLSWKPAGEEEEVLWLSNNTPFKNGVALRGGVPICWPWFGPAAQQGLPSHGFARNLPWTLKAHNEDDNGAVLTFELQSNEETLKLWPHDFTLLARFKVGKTCEIELEAHGEFETTSALHTYFNVGDIAAVKVSGLGDRFIDKVNNAKEDVLSDGVQTFPDRTDRVYLNPEACSVIHDGALNRNIDVVHHHHLNVVGWNPGPALSVSMGDMPDDGYKTFVCVETAYATAAQKTTEEKPSRLAQTIRVAKV, from the coding sequence ATGATTAATGAAATTTTTGCACTTCCGGTAATCGAACACATTACCCCTGTCCTCTCCCGCCGTCAGCTCGACGAGCTGGACCTGATCGTCGTCGACCACCCGCAGGTAAAAGCGTCTTTCGCGTTACAGGGCGCGCACCTGCTCTCCTGGAAACCAGCCGGAGAAGAAGAAGAGGTTCTGTGGTTGAGCAATAATACACCGTTTAAAAATGGCGTCGCGCTGCGCGGCGGCGTGCCGATTTGCTGGCCGTGGTTTGGTCCGGCGGCACAGCAAGGACTGCCCTCTCACGGCTTCGCCCGTAACCTGCCGTGGACGCTGAAAGCCCATAATGAAGACGACAACGGCGCAGTGCTGACGTTTGAACTGCAAAGCAATGAAGAGACACTGAAACTGTGGCCGCATGATTTCACCCTGCTGGCGCGCTTTAAAGTGGGCAAAACCTGCGAGATTGAACTGGAAGCGCACGGTGAATTTGAAACGACCTCCGCGCTGCATACCTATTTCAACGTTGGCGATATCGCGGCGGTGAAAGTCAGCGGTCTGGGCGATCGCTTCATCGATAAAGTGAACAACGCCAAAGAAGATGTACTGTCCGATGGCGTACAGACCTTCCCGGATCGTACCGACCGTGTTTACCTGAACCCGGAAGCCTGCAGCGTGATTCACGATGGCGCACTGAACCGCAACATCGACGTTGTGCACCATCACCACCTCAACGTGGTTGGCTGGAACCCTGGCCCGGCGCTGTCTGTGAGCATGGGCGATATGCCGGACGATGGCTACAAAACCTTTGTGTGCGTGGAAACGGCGTATGCCACCGCCGCACAGAAGACCACCGAAGAAAAACCTTCCCGCCTGGCGCAAACCATTCGCGTTGCGAAGGTCTAA
- the msrB gene encoding peptide-methionine (R)-S-oxide reductase MsrB yields MANKPSAEDLKKNLSEMQFYVTQNHGTEPPFTGQLLHNKRDGVYHCLICDAPLFTSQSKYDSGCGWPSFYEPVSEESIRYIKDFSHGMQRIEIRCGNCDAHLGHVFPDGPQPTGERYCVNSASLSFIDDENGDQTKG; encoded by the coding sequence ATGGCGAACAAACCTTCTGCAGAAGATCTGAAAAAAAACCTGTCTGAAATGCAGTTCTACGTGACGCAGAATCACGGCACAGAACCGCCATTTACCGGGCAGTTGCTGCATAACAAGCGTGACGGCGTTTATCACTGTTTGATCTGCGATGCGCCGTTGTTTACCTCCCAGTCCAAATACGATTCCGGCTGCGGCTGGCCCAGCTTCTACGAGCCGGTAAGTGAAGAGTCGATCCGTTATATCAAGGACTTTTCACACGGTATGCAACGCATTGAAATTCGCTGTGGAAACTGCGATGCGCATCTGGGGCACGTCTTCCCCGATGGCCCGCAACCCACCGGCGAACGTTACTGCGTCAATTCAGCTTCTCTGAGCTTCATTGACGACGAAAACGGTGACCAGACGAAAGGTTGA
- a CDS encoding YeaC family protein, whose translation MNLDEIVNSMTPEVYQRLSTAVELGKWPDGVALTPEQKDNSLQLVMLWQARHNTDAQHMTIDTNGQMVMKSKQQLKVDFGITPEPIVTFKS comes from the coding sequence ATGAATCTTGATGAGATAGTTAACAGCATGACGCCGGAAGTGTATCAGCGTTTATCCACCGCCGTTGAACTGGGAAAATGGCCGGATGGCGTCGCGCTGACCCCGGAGCAAAAAGATAACAGTCTGCAACTGGTGATGCTCTGGCAGGCGCGCCACAATACGGATGCTCAACATATGACGATCGACACCAATGGGCAGATGGTGATGAAGAGCAAACAGCAGCTGAAAGTGGATTTCGGTATTACGCCAGAACCGATTGTGACGTTCAAATCCTGA
- a CDS encoding glycoside hydrolase family 18 protein: protein MKRLPLLAALPLLCASVASASSMMSVGYFNGGGDVTAGPGGDINTLDVRQITHLNYSFGLIYNAEKDETNAALKDPTKLHQIWLSPKVESDLALIPVLRKQNPQLKVLLSVGGWGARGFSGAAATPETRAVFIQSAMEVMQKYGLDGIDLDWEYPVNGAWGLVASQPADRENFTLLLKELRQAVGNQKLVTIAVGANAESPKSWVDVKAIAPLLDYINLMTYDMAYGTQYFNANLYDSKDWPTVATADKYSVDFVVNNYLAAGLKPRQMNLGIGFYGRVPKRSVEPGIDWTKPDAQKNPVTQPYFGEQEIALFKSLGVDLTKDTYVKYNDIVKTFLNDPQKRFTEHWDDQAKVPWLSVQSADGKPLFALSYENPRSVAIKADYIKKRGLAGAMFWEYGADDNNQLAKQLAESLDITH, encoded by the coding sequence ATGAAACGTTTGCCATTGTTGGCAGCATTACCCTTGCTTTGCGCATCTGTCGCGTCCGCCAGTTCCATGATGTCCGTCGGCTACTTCAACGGCGGCGGAGATGTTACCGCCGGACCCGGCGGCGATATCAACACCCTGGATGTCCGCCAGATTACCCACCTTAACTACTCATTCGGCCTGATTTACAACGCTGAGAAAGACGAAACCAACGCCGCGCTGAAAGATCCTACGAAATTGCATCAGATCTGGCTGTCGCCAAAAGTGGAGTCTGACCTTGCCCTGATCCCGGTACTGCGTAAACAGAACCCACAGCTGAAAGTCCTGCTTTCTGTTGGCGGCTGGGGGGCGCGCGGATTTTCTGGCGCTGCCGCAACGCCGGAGACACGCGCCGTGTTTATCCAGTCCGCGATGGAGGTTATGCAGAAATACGGTCTCGACGGTATCGATCTGGACTGGGAATATCCGGTTAACGGCGCCTGGGGACTGGTCGCCAGTCAGCCTGCCGACCGCGAGAACTTCACACTGCTGCTGAAAGAACTGCGTCAGGCAGTCGGCAATCAGAAACTGGTGACCATTGCCGTCGGGGCCAATGCGGAAAGTCCGAAAAGCTGGGTGGACGTGAAGGCGATTGCACCGCTGCTCGATTACATCAATCTGATGACCTATGACATGGCCTACGGAACGCAGTATTTCAACGCCAACCTGTATGATTCTAAAGACTGGCCAACCGTCGCGACGGCCGATAAATACAGCGTCGACTTTGTGGTCAACAACTACCTGGCCGCCGGACTGAAGCCCCGACAAATGAATCTGGGGATTGGTTTTTATGGCCGTGTTCCCAAACGTTCTGTAGAGCCCGGAATTGACTGGACAAAACCGGACGCGCAAAAAAATCCCGTCACGCAACCCTACTTTGGCGAGCAGGAAATCGCACTGTTTAAATCACTGGGAGTCGATCTGACCAAAGACACCTACGTGAAATATAACGACATCGTCAAAACGTTCCTGAACGATCCGCAGAAACGGTTTACCGAGCACTGGGACGATCAGGCGAAAGTGCCATGGCTGTCCGTTCAGTCGGCTGATGGTAAACCGCTGTTTGCCCTCTCTTATGAGAATCCCCGCTCGGTGGCAATCAAAGCGGATTACATCAAGAAGCGTGGACTGGCGGGAGCGATGTTCTGGGAGTACGGCGCGGACGACAATAACCAGCTCGCGAAGCAACTGGCGGAATCCTTAGACATTACGCACTAA
- the sppA gene encoding signal peptide peptidase SppA, protein MRTLWRFIAGFFKWTWRLLNFVREMVLNLFFIFLVLVGVGIWMQVSSNNTSDKVGRGALMLDISGVIVDKPSSTSRLGVLSRQLLGASSDRLQENSLFDIVNTIRQAKDDRNITGIVMDLKNFAGADQPSMQYIGKALREFRDSGKPVYAVGDNFSQGQYYLASFANKIWLSPQGSVDIHGFATNGLYYKSLLDKLKVSTHVFRVGTYKSAVEPFIRDDMSPAAREADSRWIGELWQNYLNTIAANRQIPAEQVFPGAQGVLDALTKADGDTAKYALDSKLVDALLSSAEVEKALTKQFGWSKAENNYRAISYYDYTLNPPADTGSSIGVVFANGAIMDGEETPGNVGGDTTASQIRDARLDPKVKAIVLRVNSPGGSVTASEVIRSELAAARAAGKPVVVSMGGMAASGGYWISTPASYIVANPSTLTGSIGIFGVINTVENSLDSIGVHTDGVATSPLADISLTKALPPEAQQMMQLSIENGYKRFITLVAQARKSTPEQIDKIAQGHVWTGQDAKANGLVDSLGDFDDAVAKAAELAKLKEWHIDYYQDEPTFFDMIMDGMSGSVRAMLPQAIQAMLPAPLASAASTVKAESDKLAAFNDPQNRYAFCLTCANVR, encoded by the coding sequence ATGCGAACCCTGTGGCGATTCATTGCCGGTTTTTTTAAATGGACGTGGCGACTGCTTAATTTTGTCCGCGAGATGGTGCTTAACCTGTTCTTTATCTTCCTGGTCCTGGTGGGTGTCGGGATCTGGATGCAGGTCAGCAGTAATAACACCAGCGATAAAGTCGGTCGCGGTGCCCTGATGTTAGATATTTCCGGGGTGATCGTCGATAAACCGTCCAGTACCAGTCGTCTTGGCGTTCTCAGCCGTCAACTGCTGGGCGCCAGTTCCGACCGCTTACAGGAAAACTCCCTGTTCGATATCGTCAATACCATTCGTCAGGCCAAAGACGATCGCAATATCACCGGTATTGTGATGGACCTGAAGAACTTCGCCGGCGCCGATCAGCCGTCAATGCAGTATATCGGTAAAGCGCTGCGTGAATTCCGCGACAGCGGTAAGCCGGTCTATGCCGTCGGCGATAACTTTAGTCAGGGTCAGTATTACCTCGCCAGCTTCGCCAATAAAATCTGGCTCTCGCCGCAGGGTTCCGTTGATATCCACGGCTTTGCCACTAACGGACTGTATTACAAATCCCTGCTGGATAAGCTGAAAGTGTCTACCCATGTGTTCCGCGTGGGCACCTACAAATCGGCTGTCGAGCCGTTTATTCGTGACGACATGTCGCCTGCGGCGCGGGAAGCGGACAGCCGCTGGATTGGCGAGCTGTGGCAGAACTACCTGAATACCATTGCCGCCAACCGTCAAATCCCGGCTGAGCAAGTCTTCCCTGGCGCTCAGGGCGTTCTGGATGCGCTGACGAAAGCCGATGGCGATACGGCGAAGTATGCGCTCGACAGCAAGCTGGTCGACGCCCTGCTTTCCAGCGCCGAAGTGGAAAAAGCGCTGACGAAACAGTTTGGCTGGAGCAAAGCCGAAAATAACTATCGCGCGATCAGCTACTACGACTATACGCTCAATCCGCCTGCGGATACGGGTAGCTCCATCGGCGTGGTCTTTGCCAACGGCGCTATCATGGATGGTGAAGAAACACCGGGGAACGTCGGCGGGGATACCACCGCCTCGCAAATTCGCGATGCGCGTCTGGATCCAAAAGTGAAAGCCATTGTTCTGCGCGTCAACAGCCCTGGCGGCAGCGTGACGGCGTCGGAAGTGATTCGTTCGGAACTGGCCGCCGCACGTGCTGCCGGTAAACCGGTGGTCGTATCGATGGGCGGAATGGCCGCTTCTGGAGGTTACTGGATCTCTACACCGGCCAGTTACATTGTGGCCAACCCAAGCACGCTGACCGGTTCAATTGGCATCTTCGGTGTGATTAACACCGTTGAGAACAGTCTTGACTCGATTGGCGTACACACCGACGGCGTCGCGACCTCACCGCTGGCTGATATTTCACTGACCAAAGCCCTGCCGCCGGAAGCGCAGCAGATGATGCAACTGAGCATTGAGAATGGCTATAAGCGCTTTATCACTCTGGTGGCGCAGGCGCGTAAATCCACGCCTGAGCAGATTGATAAAATCGCGCAGGGCCACGTCTGGACCGGTCAGGACGCGAAAGCGAACGGTCTGGTCGACAGCCTGGGCGACTTCGACGATGCGGTGGCTAAAGCGGCGGAACTGGCAAAACTCAAAGAATGGCATATCGACTATTATCAGGATGAGCCGACCTTCTTCGATATGATCATGGACGGCATGTCAGGTTCTGTCCGCGCCATGCTGCCGCAGGCGATTCAGGCGATGCTTCCTGCGCCGCTGGCCTCAGCGGCCAGTACGGTCAAAGCGGAAAGCGATAAGCTCGCCGCGTTCAACGATCCGCAAAACCGTTATGCGTTCTGTCTGACCTGCGCGAACGTGCGTTAA
- the yajD gene encoding HNH nuclease YajD, translating to MAFIPKNYARLEVGYREKALKLFPWVCGRCSREFVYSNLRELTVHHIDHDHSNNPEDGSNWEMLCLYCHDHEHSKYTEADQYGSTVVAGEDAQKSVGEATYNPFADLKAMLNKK from the coding sequence ATGGCTTTTATCCCTAAAAATTACGCCCGTCTGGAAGTAGGCTACCGGGAAAAGGCGCTGAAACTCTTCCCGTGGGTCTGCGGTCGCTGCTCCCGCGAGTTTGTTTACTCAAACCTTCGCGAACTGACGGTGCACCATATCGATCACGATCATTCCAATAACCCGGAAGATGGCAGCAACTGGGAGATGTTGTGCCTGTACTGCCACGATCATGAGCATTCCAAATATACGGAAGCCGACCAGTATGGCTCTACGGTGGTCGCGGGCGAGGATGCGCAAAAGAGCGTCGGCGAAGCCACGTACAACCCTTTCGCCGACCTGAAAGCCATGCTGAATAAAAAATAA